The Engystomops pustulosus chromosome 3, aEngPut4.maternal, whole genome shotgun sequence region TATcagcaaacttctgcaaacttctctcctgtcctgctctgagctgaggcttttgcagattgtttgtaaatagaaggtcatgacctGTAAACTAGTGAtgagaattccggctcttcttagtgagctggctcattaggctccgctcaagAAGAGTCGGCTCCTCTGGCTCCTGAACCAATCCCTATTAAatctataatagggagccgcaggccagtcaatcacctcACATCACTCCACTCACTGTTATTGGGGACATCTTTGGCTAGTGTATTGTTATGGGGACATCTTTGACTGATGTATTGTTATGGGGACATCTGTGGCCGATGTATTGTTATGGGGAAATCTTTGGCTGGTGTATTGTTATGGGGACATCTTTGACTGATGTATTGTTATGGGGACATCTGTGGCCGATGTATTTTTATGGGGACATCTTTGGCTGGTGTATTGTTATGGGGACACCTTATCTCATGCACTGTCATGGGGACGTCTTTGGCTCATGTATTTTTATGGGGACGTCTTTGGCTACGTGAATACATGGCAGCGCTGAGTTGGCGGATCTATGGGATCATGAGAAATGGTCATTTCTATCATTTGTATTAGAGTCACCATTTATTCTTCTTCCTAGGAATGGAAAAAATAAACTTCTCCGGAGGGGAACCATTTCTGCAGGAGAGAGGAAACTTTGTCGGGGAACTGGTCAAGTTCTGTAAGAAAGAGCTGAAGTTGCCCAGTGTCAGCATAGTCAGCAATGGCAGCCTGATCACCGAGAAGTGGTTTAAGAGCTACGGTAAGTGAGAGTCACGAAGATATGTACTGTAGGTAGCCCTTAAACAGGAGAGACCCCGATGACCTTTCATATAGACTTTCGTAGACACAAGGGGTCTGCTCCTGGGTTACCATCATCCACTTGCCTTTGCTCCCCAGAGTTTAAATGTGAATTAGCTCAAAATAGTCAAGGGGGCGGTGACCTGAGGTATAGAATGCCATGCATGATTTTGGTTTTTATAACAAGTACCTGTCTCCTATTCTGCTATGTCTACTTTGGTAATTACTTCATTATCCATAAAATGATGGGTCTGTTGCATTTTTTCTTAGTGTTACAGACgttctctgttattcctcctggaaacatACGAACATTCACCGGGAACGACAGATTAGGAGTCAGATTATTCTGGATCATAGTCTATTGACAAGAGAAGTAATACTGAGTGTTTAatatacatttccaggaggaataatagagttctttaaaaaaaggcAACACAAGTGATTCATCTGTCACCTCTTCTGACCCGTCTGTTTTAACAAAGACTTTCCAGTGACTAGAGATAGGACATAGTATCAGGATAATGCAAGAAAATACATAATAATAGTACAATATGTGCTTTCCAGGAGAATACTTGGATATACTCGCCGTGTCCTGTGACAGTTTTCATGAAGAAGTCAACAAACTCATTGGTCGTGGTCAAGGCAGGAAAAACCACGTGGAAAAACTAATGAAGATCCGTCAGTGGTGCTGTGACTACAACGTGGCCTTTAAGATAAATTCTGTTATCAATAGTTACAATGTGCACGAGGACATGAGAGACGAAATCACCATGATCAGTCCCATACGCTGGAAGGTAAGGAAACCAAGTATCTGAAACTGTAAAGATACATCACATTCTATATTTTATGATGAATGAGAAGTTACTTATAGGGAATGGGTATCAATCATGGAAAGATGTGGAAAGATACCTTTCTGTGTGCTGTTAgtaacagcagaactgtgaaaaatgcatttatatttcagaaaTGTAGCTATTTAAAGTATACTTagtgcatgtcctcacactgctgtgctctttgctctctgtatTGATCTGCTTCACAGCCATTTCCCTTTGCTTTGTAACAAAAGGTTCCAGGCATGGAGCAGGCTCCATAAAATATCCCCCACCCTGTATACTGCTTCCCTGTTCCCCCCACTTATATAGTCCTACCTCTCTGTATCCCTACCCTCAAGTTGTGATGATCTCCTCTATACATTGTGGCCCCCCTCCTCCAAATAATGTGACCACCTCCTACTACATAgattgtggccccctcctcccCAATACATGGTGGCCCCCCTTCTCCAAACATTGTAACCACCTCCTCCTCAATACATTGTGCCCTCCTCTTCCAAACATTGTACCCACCTCCTCCTCAATACATTGTGCCCTCCCCTCTTCCAAACATTGTAACCACCTCCTCCTcaatacattgtgcccctccccccccctcttccAAACATTGTACCCACCTCCTCCTCAATACATTGTGGGAATCTTGGGAGGTATGCAGATGTTGCTTCAATCAGAATCCTTCTACAGCTCTTAAATGAGAAGAAGAGAGGCGTGATCAATGTTGCATTCAATCAGAAACATTCAacagctcttactcagagcagtAATAAGGAGTAACTCATATAGCATTCAATCGATAACATATCATCACTCTTACTAGGAGTAGAAGGGGGGAAATGGTTGATGTTGCATTCAATCAGAAACCTTCTACAGCTCTTACTCAGAGAAGAAAGGTGGAGCTTTGAAGCACCTGAAGGAAGGCTTCTAAGACAACGGCTTTATGATAAAACAGCTCTGCATATCATTATCTTATGCTTCATTTGGCTTAAATGACAGATAAATTGTACTGCTGACTAGATGGCAAAATATGTAAGATGATATTTTACAATCGAAGTTGAGAACATTAGTAGTCACATGATGCCGTCCAATTATGAATATGAATCATCATGATGTCACTTTTATTATTTCTTAGGTGTTCCAGTGTCTCATCATTGATGGTGAGAATTCCGGAGAAGAAGCGCTGAGACAAGCCGAAAAGTTTGTCATCAGTGATGATGATTTTAAGGGTTTTCTGGATCGTCATAAGGACATCAAGTGTCTGGTTCCAGAATCCAACCAGCAGGTATTTATTATTATCTGATACCTTATATATGTGTTTTCTATCAGATTCCATATTATACAACAATGAAAGTGCTAGAATTTAAAAAAGTATTCTGGACCCTCTTTGGTGGGCTTCACCTTGGACACAAGAcctctagagcagtggtccccaactttTTTTGTATTAGGAACTGGCTAGAATTTTTTCCAGGGACTGGTGGTGGGGGTGGTGACAAAAATTTTTGCCCCCTTTCCTGCCATAATTATAATATCCATAGCTATGTGCGGCTATAAAACCAGCAGGTGTGATGACATTTATTTATTGTATGACCCTggggtttaaaggaaatccaccatgaaaatccatcctgataaaccaggggcacttcatagatccaggtgctgtgactgtggtaatcttcttatatttagtaTCCATGCCctcatttcttctaaaatcaacttttagaaattAATATAATGAACCCGAAAGGCTCTGGGCGGGCATTATTTGAGCCCCTCttttctgcagcttcacaggctcttaccCCTCCCACTGGGAAATAATAAGAGGGCAGCGGGGTGGGGGGAgctcagtgtaacagtctgtgaagccagagcactgtAACACCCCACTGAACCctattggctcattagcataattttaaaagttgcttgtAAAAGCCTTAGACAGCCTTAGAAGCTGCataatggaggagctctggtaacaccccctgagcccttcactagcataattttgattttagaaggaaagaggccatagatatcaaatataagaagataccacagtcccgttgcctggatctatgagtaagtgttcctggcttatcatgatggattttaatggtaattTTCCTTCAAGCTTCAGTACTAGTGTTTTTTTCCATCCCCCACAATGGTAGCGTCATTGACTGCCAAATGATAAACTGCATGTCCTCCAGGTAGCAGTGCAggtatcttacatgttacatATATGAAGTTTTATTCAATTTACATATTTTCTCTCCTAGATGCGGGATTCATATCTCATTTTGGATGAATATGTAAGTTAATAACATTTTAATATAAACTGTATTATGTCATAAAGGTTCTCTCCGTATAACAGCATATTTAGAATCATTTGAGAGGGAATTAGACTTCATAAGAAGTTTGTCTGGTTAGTAAGATAACCGATGGATGTCGCACTGATGCCTATATACTAGCTTTACTTAGCAATTGAGGGATTTAAGCCCCTCCTCTAAGACTTCCGTATCCAGGATGCCAACTTTTGGCCAGGGATTGCACAAACTCTGACCGATTTCTTGTTGGGGCAAACCTCATTTGCCAGGATTGTTGAAAAATTCACTACAATGAATAAATTCTGTAcaattcagcaaaaaaaaaaattggtacaaTCTTAGCAAAAATAATTGGTATAATTTCAGCAAAAAATCAGTACAGTCTCAGTAAGTTTGGTTCTGATGTCAGCTATTCTAATGGGAAACCCAGTGATACATTGTAATCTGTACAAGAACTTAGCGTAATGCTTCAATTCCCCTGTCGTGCCACAACAGGAAGTGAGATGAAGTAAGAAAAGTACAATAAAAACCTGATGAATGAAAAAATATGGGGTAGACATAGGATTAGTGGGTGGAGAGACCCCACTTGTATTGCAGGTGGTACAGCTGCTATATATACTTACTATGAAGCCCTCAAGGTTTCTCATAGCCTTTATGTACTTTGATTCCAGATGCGTTTCCTTGACTGCAGAAACGGGCGCAAAGATCCATCGAGGTCAATCTTGGATGTTGGGGTTGAAAATGCCATAATGTTTAGTGGTTTCGACGAAAGGATGTTCTTCAAAAGGGGAGGAAAATATGTGTGGAGCAAGGCAGATCTGAAGCTGGACTGGTGACCAGCGCTCTATGTCTTCTGGACTTGTTCAAGTATGGCAGCTGTACATCTTTAAGTGACTACATGAGAAGAAATTTATATTGTTGTCCTTTAGAGTCTAAACCTTCTAGTATCTAGAACTGTATCCCTCAACATTCCTACACTGAGTGTTTCTGAATGTTCCTACATCAAAGCAAACTAAAGCCTAAGTCCATACATGGGCTACAGCGTGAAGATAGTATGAGTTCCCCTCAGAGACATGGCATGTACCCTTTGAAAGTCAATGATCTGGATAACCTGTCCTCCAGGAAAGGACATATTGCTCCAAAGCTGCCACATTTACTAATCACTGCCTACGATCAAGATTCATGTAGCTCGAGGATAGAAAGCTCCTCCAAATTACTGAGATGTTTGTTGCAAAAGAAGGACAACTATATAGAATCAACTTAATCTCAAGGTCCCAAAAATGTCCATTGTTTAGTTTGGTTGAGGATTACCTGGCATGTCCACCAGCGATACAC contains the following coding sequences:
- the RSAD2 gene encoding S-adenosylmethionine-dependent nucleotide dehydratase RSAD2 translates to MMSLYLLPVMEVLTAVWRNMSFLLQCMKMLSSWCWMEISGTRKVSSPKIIAPQDPGRVKPISVNYHFTRQCNYKCGFCFHTAKTSFVLPIEEAKKGLAMLKDAGMEKINFSGGEPFLQERGNFVGELVKFCKKELKLPSVSIVSNGSLITEKWFKSYGEYLDILAVSCDSFHEEVNKLIGRGQGRKNHVEKLMKIRQWCCDYNVAFKINSVINSYNVHEDMRDEITMISPIRWKVFQCLIIDGENSGEEALRQAEKFVISDDDFKGFLDRHKDIKCLVPESNQQMRDSYLILDEYMRFLDCRNGRKDPSRSILDVGVENAIMFSGFDERMFFKRGGKYVWSKADLKLDW